From Alcaligenes faecalis, the proteins below share one genomic window:
- the paaK gene encoding phenylacetate--CoA ligase PaaK, whose amino-acid sequence MTAIKEQVGRDAIEHASVDEIRNVQLERLKWTLKHAYDNVPHYRQKFDEAGVHPDDLKQLSDISKFPFTTKQDLRDNYPFKMFAVPREQVARVHASSGTTGKPTVVGYTAKDISTWADLFARSMWAAGARPGDIAHVAYGYGLFTGGLGAHYGAERLGCTVVPMSGGQTEKQVQLIQDFRPDVILVTPSYFCNIVEEIERQGMDPRDTSLRIGIFGAEPWTGQMRLDIEQRAGIDAVDIYGLSEVMGPGVAMECVESKDGPVVWEDHFYPEIINPETGEPVAEGESGELVFTSLSKEAMPVIRYRTRDLTQLLPPTSRSMRRIGKITGRSDDMLIVRGVNLFPTQVEELVLKMPELAAQYQLVLSRNGNMDELEILVEVRAEFNHLNEAQREQLARRLTHSIKTFIGVSARIRVQSSGMVERTVTGKAKRVIDKRAF is encoded by the coding sequence ATGACAGCAATTAAAGAACAGGTTGGCCGCGATGCCATCGAGCATGCAAGTGTTGACGAAATCCGTAATGTGCAGCTGGAGCGTCTGAAATGGACGCTAAAGCATGCTTACGACAATGTGCCGCATTACCGGCAGAAATTTGATGAAGCGGGCGTGCACCCCGACGATTTGAAGCAATTGTCGGATATTTCCAAGTTCCCCTTCACGACCAAGCAGGACCTGCGTGACAACTACCCCTTCAAGATGTTTGCGGTTCCCCGCGAACAGGTAGCACGCGTTCACGCGTCCAGCGGCACCACGGGCAAGCCTACCGTGGTTGGCTATACCGCCAAGGACATTTCCACCTGGGCAGACTTGTTTGCCCGTTCCATGTGGGCGGCCGGTGCCCGTCCGGGTGACATTGCCCACGTGGCTTACGGCTACGGCCTGTTCACCGGCGGTCTGGGTGCGCACTACGGTGCCGAGCGTCTGGGTTGTACCGTGGTTCCCATGTCCGGTGGTCAGACTGAAAAACAAGTTCAGCTGATTCAGGATTTCCGTCCCGACGTGATTCTGGTTACCCCCTCGTACTTCTGCAATATCGTGGAAGAGATCGAGCGCCAGGGCATGGACCCACGCGATACCTCCTTGCGTATCGGTATTTTTGGTGCCGAGCCCTGGACAGGCCAGATGCGTCTGGATATTGAGCAGCGCGCTGGCATCGACGCCGTGGACATCTACGGTCTGTCCGAAGTGATGGGCCCGGGTGTAGCCATGGAGTGTGTGGAAAGCAAGGACGGCCCAGTGGTGTGGGAAGACCATTTCTACCCCGAAATCATCAACCCTGAAACCGGCGAGCCTGTGGCCGAGGGTGAAAGCGGTGAACTGGTCTTTACCTCGCTGAGCAAGGAAGCCATGCCCGTCATTCGCTACCGTACTCGCGACCTGACACAACTGTTGCCGCCCACTTCGCGCAGCATGCGCCGCATTGGCAAGATCACTGGCCGCAGCGACGATATGCTGATTGTGCGTGGTGTGAACCTGTTCCCGACCCAGGTCGAAGAACTGGTTCTGAAAATGCCTGAGCTGGCTGCCCAGTACCAACTGGTTCTGAGCCGTAACGGCAATATGGACGAGCTGGAAATTCTGGTGGAAGTGCGTGCCGAGTTCAATCATTTGAATGAAGCCCAGCGCGAGCAACTGGCCCGTCGTTTGACTCACTCCATCAAGACCTTTATTGGCGTTAGCGCACGTATCCGTGTGCAGTCCTCCGGCATGGTCGAGCGTACTGTGACCGGCAAGGCCAAACGGGTGATCGACAAGCGCGCGTTCTAA
- the paaE gene encoding 1,2-phenylacetyl-CoA epoxidase subunit PaaE — MSQFYSLPVASVSRSTRDAVVVAFTVPDDLQDVFQFRPGQYLTLRTHLDGQELRRSYSICAAPHDRLLRVAIKRVNDGAFSTWANSHLEAGASLEVMPPDGNFTVDFDPSQAHRYAAFAVGSGITPILSLVKTALDTEPKSTFTLFFGNRASSAIMFREEIEDLKNTYMERFSIVYIMSRETQDIDLFNGRLDGEKVRQLMQQWFDPASVDVAFVCGPQDMSEQVVAALQENGLEKSQIKFELFGAPKGPRALRTGEESRKAPGKEECELTVIQDGITRNLTISKNNSSILDAALEQGLELPYSCKGGVCSTCRCKVVEGEVDMDANFALEDYEVARGFVLSCQSFPVTDRVVIDFDQET, encoded by the coding sequence ATGAGTCAGTTTTATTCTCTTCCTGTGGCCTCGGTCTCCCGCAGCACCCGCGACGCCGTGGTGGTGGCCTTTACCGTGCCCGACGATTTGCAGGATGTGTTTCAGTTCCGCCCCGGTCAGTACCTGACCTTGCGCACCCATCTGGACGGCCAGGAACTGCGCCGCTCCTACTCGATCTGTGCAGCGCCGCACGACCGTTTGCTGCGCGTGGCGATCAAGCGCGTCAATGATGGTGCATTTTCTACCTGGGCCAACAGCCACCTGGAAGCCGGTGCTTCCCTGGAAGTGATGCCGCCGGATGGCAACTTCACCGTGGACTTTGATCCCAGCCAGGCTCATCGTTACGCTGCCTTTGCGGTCGGTAGCGGTATTACCCCGATTCTGTCGCTGGTGAAAACCGCGCTGGATACCGAGCCCAAGTCGACCTTCACGCTGTTTTTCGGTAACCGCGCGTCCTCGGCCATCATGTTCCGCGAAGAGATCGAGGACCTGAAAAACACCTATATGGAACGTTTCTCCATCGTGTATATCATGAGCCGGGAAACGCAGGATATTGACCTCTTTAACGGTCGTCTGGACGGCGAGAAAGTGCGTCAGCTGATGCAGCAATGGTTCGATCCCGCCAGCGTGGATGTGGCCTTTGTCTGCGGTCCCCAGGACATGAGCGAGCAGGTGGTTGCTGCCTTGCAGGAAAATGGCCTGGAAAAATCCCAGATCAAGTTCGAGCTGTTCGGTGCTCCCAAAGGCCCACGTGCCTTGCGTACGGGCGAAGAGTCGCGCAAGGCTCCGGGCAAGGAAGAGTGCGAGCTGACCGTGATTCAGGATGGCATTACCCGCAATCTGACCATCAGCAAGAACAACAGCAGTATTTTGGACGCGGCGCTGGAGCAAGGGCTGGAATTGCCTTACTCCTGTAAAGGTGGGGTTTGTTCCACCTGCCGTTGCAAAGTGGTAGAGGGCGAAGTGGATATGGACGCCAACTTTGCACTGGAAGATTACGAAGTCGCCCGCGGTTTCGTGCTCAGTTGCCAAAGCTTTCCGGTTACCGACCGGGTGGTGATTGACTTCGATCAGGAAACCTAA
- the paaD gene encoding 1,2-phenylacetyl-CoA epoxidase subunit PaaD, translating to MTQTWSTEQVMQVLATVPDPEIPVISLLDLGIVRDVSWEQGVCVVTITPTYSGCPAMYEMSHSIEQALQQAGIEQVRVDTKLSPAWTTDWMSEQGKLALRDYGIAPPAQSAVDISGLLRQPEAPVVACPQCGSTHTRVISQFGSTPCKALYRCISCGEPFDYFKAH from the coding sequence ATGACACAGACCTGGAGCACCGAGCAGGTCATGCAAGTATTGGCCACGGTTCCAGATCCGGAGATCCCCGTGATCTCCTTGCTGGACCTGGGCATTGTGCGTGACGTGAGTTGGGAGCAGGGCGTGTGTGTGGTCACCATCACACCGACCTACTCCGGTTGTCCGGCGATGTACGAGATGAGCCACTCGATTGAACAGGCCTTGCAACAGGCCGGTATCGAGCAGGTTCGGGTGGATACGAAGTTGTCACCGGCCTGGACGACCGATTGGATGAGCGAGCAGGGCAAGCTGGCCTTGCGCGACTACGGTATCGCTCCTCCGGCCCAAAGTGCGGTTGATATTTCTGGTTTGCTGCGTCAGCCCGAGGCGCCCGTGGTGGCCTGTCCTCAATGCGGCTCCACGCATACACGGGTGATCAGCCAGTTTGGCTCCACACCCTGTAAAGCGCTGTATCGCTGCATCAGCTGCGGTGAACCATTCGATTACTTTAAGGCGCATTAG
- the paaI gene encoding hydroxyphenylacetyl-CoA thioesterase PaaI, giving the protein MQSNALAVEDPQALAQQVSEYMYGNDQASQGLGLSLDSVAPGAANMSMTVRADMLNGHKTCHGGFIFALADSTFAFACNSRNAPTVASGCTIDYLAPAFEGDVLTARAVEASLAGRTGVYDIEVVNQNDKRVALFRGRSYRLNGTVLGGIEKK; this is encoded by the coding sequence ATGCAAAGCAACGCACTTGCTGTTGAAGACCCACAAGCGCTGGCCCAACAGGTCAGCGAGTATATGTATGGCAATGACCAGGCCTCTCAGGGCCTGGGCCTGAGCCTGGACAGCGTGGCACCGGGTGCGGCCAATATGAGCATGACGGTGCGCGCCGACATGCTCAACGGCCACAAGACCTGTCACGGTGGTTTCATTTTTGCCTTGGCCGACAGCACATTTGCGTTTGCCTGCAATTCTCGCAATGCACCGACCGTTGCGTCCGGCTGCACCATCGATTACCTGGCACCTGCCTTTGAAGGGGATGTTCTGACAGCTCGCGCCGTCGAGGCTTCCCTGGCAGGCCGCACGGGTGTGTATGACATCGAGGTGGTCAACCAGAACGACAAGCGCGTTGCCTTGTTCCGTGGGCGCTCGTACCGGCTAAATGGCACGGTATTGGGCGGGATTGAAAAAAAATAA
- the paaG gene encoding 2-(1,2-epoxy-1,2-dihydrophenyl)acetyl-CoA isomerase PaaG, whose amino-acid sequence MTDQSIQFQLENGVARITLNRPDKLNSFTADMHGELAQALDKVEQCADLRVLILTGNGRGFCAGQDLSERQMSAGDAPVDLGGTIEKYYAPLVRRLRALAAPVVVGVNGVAAGAGANLALAGDIVIATRSASFIQPFCRLGLLPDTGGTFFLPRLVGTARAMGLSLLGDKLSAEQAAQWGLIWECVDDDAFQARLNELAAHFAQAPTKGLAYAKKAIYASDAHSLDQQLDLERDLMRELGASEDYREGVNAFLGKRAPQFKGK is encoded by the coding sequence GTGACTGACCAAAGTATTCAATTTCAGCTGGAAAATGGCGTAGCACGCATTACCTTGAACCGTCCCGACAAGCTCAACAGCTTTACGGCCGATATGCACGGTGAGCTGGCTCAGGCGCTGGATAAAGTCGAACAGTGCGCGGATCTGCGCGTACTGATTCTGACGGGTAATGGCCGTGGCTTTTGCGCGGGTCAGGATTTGTCCGAGCGTCAGATGAGCGCCGGTGATGCTCCCGTGGATCTGGGTGGCACCATCGAGAAATACTACGCACCGCTGGTGCGTCGCCTGCGCGCGCTGGCGGCCCCTGTGGTGGTGGGTGTCAACGGTGTGGCTGCCGGTGCCGGTGCCAACCTGGCTCTGGCCGGTGACATCGTGATCGCCACCCGCTCGGCCAGCTTCATCCAGCCTTTCTGCCGCTTGGGCCTCTTGCCCGATACCGGCGGTACCTTCTTCTTGCCGCGTCTGGTGGGTACAGCACGCGCCATGGGTCTGTCTTTGCTGGGCGATAAGCTCTCGGCCGAGCAGGCGGCTCAGTGGGGCCTGATCTGGGAATGTGTGGATGACGACGCGTTCCAGGCTCGCCTGAATGAGCTGGCCGCCCATTTTGCCCAGGCCCCGACCAAAGGTCTGGCCTATGCCAAGAAAGCGATTTATGCCAGTGATGCCCATTCGCTTGATCAACAGTTGGATCTGGAACGCGACTTGATGCGTGAACTGGGTGCATCCGAGGATTATCGCGAGGGTGTTAATGCATTCCTGGGCAAACGTGCCCCCCAATTCAAAGGAAAGTAA
- the paaN gene encoding phenylacetic acid degradation protein PaaN: MAADFFKTHQATLDQALSSILERNFWSAYPENPSPRAYGETAAQEGQAAFEAYRGKAFPLTLEGAQGEVGNEQSPFGFDLGIRYPKVPVDQLLAQSQLALDSWRDAGPQAWVGICLEILHRLNQRSFEIAHAVQHTTGQGFMMAFQAGGPHAQERALEAVAYAWQEMSRIPGLVDWIKPQGKHDPIQMKKQFKVVPRGIGLVIGCSTFPTWNGYPGLFASLATGNTVIVKPHPGAILPLAITVAVAREVLAEAGFNPNVVLLAAHEPSEDTAQQLALNKAVKLIDFTGSSQNGNWLEENARHALVYTEKAGVNQVIIDSVEDFKAVARNLAFSFALYSGQMCTAPQNIYVPRDGIRTADGVMSFDEVAQGLAQAVQKLVSDPARAVEITGAVQNEACAKRIDQARQLGMPVLADSQTLEHPTFPGARVRTPLVLQARVDQPEIQQEWFGPIVFVVQTDSTEQSIEVAGRNVIEHGALTLSAYSTDDAVTAKIQRMAERSGVSLSLNLTGAVFINQTAAYSDFHGTGANPAANASLSDSAYVANRFRVVQTRWHF; the protein is encoded by the coding sequence ATGGCAGCAGATTTTTTCAAGACGCATCAGGCAACGCTGGATCAGGCTCTGAGCAGCATTCTGGAGCGCAACTTCTGGAGCGCTTACCCTGAGAATCCCAGCCCGCGCGCCTACGGTGAAACTGCGGCTCAGGAGGGTCAGGCTGCTTTTGAAGCCTACCGCGGCAAAGCCTTTCCTTTGACGCTGGAAGGCGCACAAGGTGAGGTGGGCAATGAGCAATCGCCTTTTGGTTTTGATCTGGGCATTCGCTATCCCAAAGTGCCTGTGGATCAACTGCTGGCCCAGTCGCAACTGGCGCTGGACAGTTGGCGTGACGCTGGCCCGCAAGCCTGGGTTGGTATCTGCCTGGAAATCCTGCATCGCTTGAACCAGCGCAGCTTTGAGATTGCGCACGCTGTGCAGCACACCACGGGTCAAGGTTTCATGATGGCCTTCCAGGCCGGTGGCCCTCACGCTCAGGAGCGTGCGCTGGAAGCCGTGGCCTATGCCTGGCAGGAAATGTCCCGTATTCCCGGTCTGGTCGACTGGATCAAGCCCCAGGGCAAGCATGATCCCATCCAGATGAAGAAGCAGTTCAAAGTGGTACCCCGTGGCATTGGTCTGGTGATTGGTTGCTCCACCTTCCCGACCTGGAACGGTTACCCAGGCCTGTTTGCTTCCCTGGCAACCGGTAACACCGTGATTGTGAAGCCGCACCCTGGCGCGATTCTGCCTTTGGCTATTACCGTTGCTGTCGCCCGCGAAGTGCTGGCCGAAGCGGGTTTCAATCCTAATGTGGTCTTGCTGGCCGCTCACGAGCCATCGGAAGATACCGCACAGCAACTGGCACTGAACAAGGCTGTCAAGCTGATCGACTTTACCGGCAGCAGCCAAAACGGTAACTGGCTGGAAGAAAATGCCCGCCACGCTTTGGTTTACACCGAAAAAGCCGGTGTGAACCAGGTCATTATTGATTCGGTTGAAGATTTCAAGGCCGTTGCCCGCAACCTGGCTTTCTCCTTTGCACTGTACTCCGGCCAGATGTGTACCGCTCCTCAGAACATCTATGTGCCTCGCGACGGTATCCGTACTGCCGATGGTGTGATGAGCTTTGATGAAGTGGCGCAAGGCCTGGCACAAGCCGTGCAAAAGCTGGTGTCCGATCCGGCCCGCGCCGTTGAAATTACCGGCGCCGTGCAAAACGAAGCTTGCGCAAAGCGTATTGATCAGGCTCGCCAATTGGGCATGCCTGTCCTGGCTGACAGCCAGACGCTGGAGCACCCCACATTCCCCGGTGCCCGCGTACGCACACCGCTGGTCTTGCAGGCCCGTGTGGACCAGCCGGAGATCCAGCAAGAATGGTTTGGCCCCATCGTGTTTGTGGTGCAAACCGATTCGACCGAGCAAAGCATTGAAGTGGCAGGCCGCAACGTGATCGAGCACGGCGCACTGACCTTGTCGGCTTACAGCACTGATGATGCTGTGACTGCCAAGATCCAGCGCATGGCCGAGCGTTCCGGCGTGTCCCTGTCCCTGAACCTGACCGGCGCTGTGTTCATCAACCAGACCGCAGCCTACAGCGACTTCCACGGCACGGGCGCCAACCCGGCCGCCAACGCATCCCTGTCGGATTCGGCCTATGTCGCTAACCGTTTCCGTGTCGTTCAGACTCGCTGGCATTTCTAA